A single window of Stigmatopora nigra isolate UIUO_SnigA chromosome 22, RoL_Snig_1.1, whole genome shotgun sequence DNA harbors:
- the LOC144215658 gene encoding PC-esterase domain-containing protein 1A-like isoform X1 has protein sequence MDKINSVSHLHASQLFHNKYIVVLGDSIQRSVYKDLVLLLQYDRYLRIGQLRTRGEMSFEMDTLVEGGCLSPMHNGTNYREVRQYQSDHHLVRFYFVTRIYSDYMKSILEEFRQGLKPDLVIVNSCVWDISRYNYKWLNTYRENLITFFEELKGILPEESLVIWNITMPLGERIKGGFLVPEISHKAPHLRHDVIEANFYSGTLAAAYNLDVLDLHFHFRFSLKHRAKDGVHWNALAHRRISTLLSLHVADAWGVELPLAACENITVAHPPPTPERDPNQAAVMPKRIILSPSFNNILNMEADAEPQHWQRDAAFQTPGINPYPLWNVRPEMNPNLPWHGNHYRDVAFHAHVCNHDPHSNGHTMMHPLVVRTVRTEMNPNLPWHGTMVAKAPPNHYRDAVFHAHVCNHDPLSNGHTMMHPHVVRTRHTRHKYMPYTQHWPYPPYIQHWHCPHH, from the exons ATG GATAAAATTAATAGTGTGAGCCATCTGCACGCCAGCCAACTGTTTCACAACAAATACATCGTGGTTCTGGGAGACTCTA TCCAGAGGTCCGTCTACAAAGACCTTGTCCTGCTCTTACAGTATGATAGATACCTTCGTATAGGACAGCTTAGAACAAGG GGTGAGATGAGTTTTGAAATGGACACTCTAGTGGAAGGAGGTTGCCTAAGCCCAATGCACAATGGAACAAATTACCGCGAGGTCCGGCAATACCAGTCTGACCATCACCTGGTCCGCTTCTACTTTGTGACGCGTATATACTCTGATTATATGAAAAGTATCCTGGAGGAATTCCGACAAGGGTTGAAACCAGATTTAGTCATAGTCAACTCATGTGTGTGGGACATTTCAAG GTACAATTACAAATGGCTGAACACATACAGGGAAAACCTCATTACATTCTTTGAGGAACTCAAAGGGATTCTTCCAGAAGAAAGCTTAGTCATATGGAACATCACCATGCCCCTAGGAGAGAGAATCAAGGGGGGATTCCTGGTTCCTGAG ATCTCTCACAAGGCTCCCCATCTTCGTCACGACGTAATCGAAGCCAATTTCTACAGCGGAACCCTTGCAGCCGCTTACAATTTGGACGTGCTGGACCTCCACTTCCACTTTCGCTTCTCCCTGAAGCATCGCGCCAAAGACGGCGTCCACTGGAACGCTCTAGCTCACCGCCGGATAAGCACGCTGCTGTCTCTGCATGTGGCAGACGCCTGGGGCGTGGAGCTGCCACTTGCTGCTTGCG AAAATATAACTGTCGCACATCCACCACCAACCCCAGAGAGAGATCCCAATCAGGCTG CAGTGATGCCTAAAAGAATCATCTTGTCTCCTTCCTTTAACAACATATTAAACATGGAAGCTGATGCAGAGCCACAACATTGGCAAAGGGATGCTGCTTTCCAGACTCCTGGGATAAATCCTTACCCACTTTGGAATG TAAGACCAGAAATGAACCCTAATCTTCCCTGGCATGGAAATCACTACAGAGATGTTGCGTTTCACGCGCATGTCTGTAATCATGACCCTCATTCAAATG GTCATACCATGATGCACCCACTCGTGGTTAGGACAGTAAGAACAGAAATGAACCCTAATCTTCCCTGGCATGGAACCATGGTTGCCAAAGCACCACCAAATCACTACAGAGATGCTGTGTTTCACGCGCATGTCTGCAATCATGACCCTCTTTCAAATG GTCATACCATGATGCACCCACACGTGGTTAGAACAAGGCACACCAGACACAAGTACATGCCATATACTCAACACTGGCCCTACCCACCTTATATTCAACACTGGCACTGCCCGCATCACTAA
- the LOC144215658 gene encoding PC-esterase domain-containing protein 1A-like isoform X3 has product MDKINSVSHLHASQLFHNKYIVVLGDSIQRSVYKDLVLLLQYDRYLRIGQLRTRGEMSFEMDTLVEGGCLSPMHNGTNYREVRQYQSDHHLVRFYFVTRIYSDYMKSILEEFRQGLKPDLVIVNSCVWDISRYNYKWLNTYRENLITFFEELKGILPEESLVIWNITMPLGERIKGGFLVPEISHKAPHLRHDVIEANFYSGTLAAAYNLDVLDLHFHFRFSLKHRAKDGVHWNALAHRRISTLLSLHVADAWGVELPLAACENITVAHPPPTPERDPNQAADAEPQHWQRDAAFQTPGINPYPLWNVRPEMNPNLPWHGNHYRDVAFHAHVCNHDPHSNGHTMMHPLVVRTVRTEMNPNLPWHGTMVAKAPPNHYRDAVFHAHVCNHDPLSNGHTMMHPHVVRTRHTRHKYMPYTQHWPYPPYIQHWHCPHH; this is encoded by the exons ATG GATAAAATTAATAGTGTGAGCCATCTGCACGCCAGCCAACTGTTTCACAACAAATACATCGTGGTTCTGGGAGACTCTA TCCAGAGGTCCGTCTACAAAGACCTTGTCCTGCTCTTACAGTATGATAGATACCTTCGTATAGGACAGCTTAGAACAAGG GGTGAGATGAGTTTTGAAATGGACACTCTAGTGGAAGGAGGTTGCCTAAGCCCAATGCACAATGGAACAAATTACCGCGAGGTCCGGCAATACCAGTCTGACCATCACCTGGTCCGCTTCTACTTTGTGACGCGTATATACTCTGATTATATGAAAAGTATCCTGGAGGAATTCCGACAAGGGTTGAAACCAGATTTAGTCATAGTCAACTCATGTGTGTGGGACATTTCAAG GTACAATTACAAATGGCTGAACACATACAGGGAAAACCTCATTACATTCTTTGAGGAACTCAAAGGGATTCTTCCAGAAGAAAGCTTAGTCATATGGAACATCACCATGCCCCTAGGAGAGAGAATCAAGGGGGGATTCCTGGTTCCTGAG ATCTCTCACAAGGCTCCCCATCTTCGTCACGACGTAATCGAAGCCAATTTCTACAGCGGAACCCTTGCAGCCGCTTACAATTTGGACGTGCTGGACCTCCACTTCCACTTTCGCTTCTCCCTGAAGCATCGCGCCAAAGACGGCGTCCACTGGAACGCTCTAGCTCACCGCCGGATAAGCACGCTGCTGTCTCTGCATGTGGCAGACGCCTGGGGCGTGGAGCTGCCACTTGCTGCTTGCG AAAATATAACTGTCGCACATCCACCACCAACCCCAGAGAGAGATCCCAATCAGGCTG CTGATGCAGAGCCACAACATTGGCAAAGGGATGCTGCTTTCCAGACTCCTGGGATAAATCCTTACCCACTTTGGAATG TAAGACCAGAAATGAACCCTAATCTTCCCTGGCATGGAAATCACTACAGAGATGTTGCGTTTCACGCGCATGTCTGTAATCATGACCCTCATTCAAATG GTCATACCATGATGCACCCACTCGTGGTTAGGACAGTAAGAACAGAAATGAACCCTAATCTTCCCTGGCATGGAACCATGGTTGCCAAAGCACCACCAAATCACTACAGAGATGCTGTGTTTCACGCGCATGTCTGCAATCATGACCCTCTTTCAAATG GTCATACCATGATGCACCCACACGTGGTTAGAACAAGGCACACCAGACACAAGTACATGCCATATACTCAACACTGGCCCTACCCACCTTATATTCAACACTGGCACTGCCCGCATCACTAA
- the LOC144215658 gene encoding PC-esterase domain-containing protein 1A-like isoform X2 — translation MDKINSVSHLHASQLFHNKYIVVLGDSIQRSVYKDLVLLLQYDRYLRIGQLRTRGEMSFEMDTLVEGGCLSPMHNGTNYREVRQYQSDHHLVRFYFVTRIYSDYMKSILEEFRQGLKPDLVIVNSCVWDISRYNYKWLNTYRENLITFFEELKGILPEESLVIWNITMPLGERIKGGFLVPEISHKAPHLRHDVIEANFYSGTLAAAYNLDVLDLHFHFRFSLKHRAKDGVHWNALAHRRISTLLSLHVADAWGVELPLAACENITVAHPPPTPERDPNQAVMPKRIILSPSFNNILNMEADAEPQHWQRDAAFQTPGINPYPLWNVRPEMNPNLPWHGNHYRDVAFHAHVCNHDPHSNGHTMMHPLVVRTVRTEMNPNLPWHGTMVAKAPPNHYRDAVFHAHVCNHDPLSNGHTMMHPHVVRTRHTRHKYMPYTQHWPYPPYIQHWHCPHH, via the exons ATG GATAAAATTAATAGTGTGAGCCATCTGCACGCCAGCCAACTGTTTCACAACAAATACATCGTGGTTCTGGGAGACTCTA TCCAGAGGTCCGTCTACAAAGACCTTGTCCTGCTCTTACAGTATGATAGATACCTTCGTATAGGACAGCTTAGAACAAGG GGTGAGATGAGTTTTGAAATGGACACTCTAGTGGAAGGAGGTTGCCTAAGCCCAATGCACAATGGAACAAATTACCGCGAGGTCCGGCAATACCAGTCTGACCATCACCTGGTCCGCTTCTACTTTGTGACGCGTATATACTCTGATTATATGAAAAGTATCCTGGAGGAATTCCGACAAGGGTTGAAACCAGATTTAGTCATAGTCAACTCATGTGTGTGGGACATTTCAAG GTACAATTACAAATGGCTGAACACATACAGGGAAAACCTCATTACATTCTTTGAGGAACTCAAAGGGATTCTTCCAGAAGAAAGCTTAGTCATATGGAACATCACCATGCCCCTAGGAGAGAGAATCAAGGGGGGATTCCTGGTTCCTGAG ATCTCTCACAAGGCTCCCCATCTTCGTCACGACGTAATCGAAGCCAATTTCTACAGCGGAACCCTTGCAGCCGCTTACAATTTGGACGTGCTGGACCTCCACTTCCACTTTCGCTTCTCCCTGAAGCATCGCGCCAAAGACGGCGTCCACTGGAACGCTCTAGCTCACCGCCGGATAAGCACGCTGCTGTCTCTGCATGTGGCAGACGCCTGGGGCGTGGAGCTGCCACTTGCTGCTTGCG AAAATATAACTGTCGCACATCCACCACCAACCCCAGAGAGAGATCCCAATCAGGCTG TGATGCCTAAAAGAATCATCTTGTCTCCTTCCTTTAACAACATATTAAACATGGAAGCTGATGCAGAGCCACAACATTGGCAAAGGGATGCTGCTTTCCAGACTCCTGGGATAAATCCTTACCCACTTTGGAATG TAAGACCAGAAATGAACCCTAATCTTCCCTGGCATGGAAATCACTACAGAGATGTTGCGTTTCACGCGCATGTCTGTAATCATGACCCTCATTCAAATG GTCATACCATGATGCACCCACTCGTGGTTAGGACAGTAAGAACAGAAATGAACCCTAATCTTCCCTGGCATGGAACCATGGTTGCCAAAGCACCACCAAATCACTACAGAGATGCTGTGTTTCACGCGCATGTCTGCAATCATGACCCTCTTTCAAATG GTCATACCATGATGCACCCACACGTGGTTAGAACAAGGCACACCAGACACAAGTACATGCCATATACTCAACACTGGCCCTACCCACCTTATATTCAACACTGGCACTGCCCGCATCACTAA